Proteins from one Amycolatopsis benzoatilytica AK 16/65 genomic window:
- a CDS encoding proton-conducting transporter membrane subunit has product MTVFLFTPIALPLLAALGYAGFGWRRTTAWLAPFVAALMLASAILLAISGPRGAGLLRADALSEFMLIVVSAVALLTTLASPPHLEGEIASGRATARTAARHSLLVQLFLATMNLAVLAANLGVLWVAIEAATIVTAFLVGQYRTKAAVEAAWKYVVICSTGIALALLGTFLLNYAAAHAGDGGLDLAALTGHAHALDPGVTRIAVALLVIGFGAKAGLAPLHAWLPDAYSEAPTPVSALMSGALLSVAFYAVLRVKVIADLALGPGFARLLLAIMALASLAVAATLLLAQRDYKRMLGYSSIEHLGLVSLAAAIGSPLAIAAALLHLLGHGLAKSVLFIGVGKVLQRFGSSRIDHVRGLAARGGLLAGCVGFGVLALIGLPPFSLFASELGIARAGFAGGMGWATGTALVLMLVIAAALIGHTSRMLLGAAPEGPGAAATPVKLSPATAIALVGGLLASAVLGIAAGPLSSLLHAAAQLLTRTP; this is encoded by the coding sequence ATGACCGTCTTCCTGTTCACCCCCATCGCGCTGCCGCTGCTGGCCGCGCTCGGGTACGCCGGCTTCGGCTGGCGGCGGACCACTGCCTGGCTGGCCCCGTTCGTGGCCGCGCTGATGCTCGCGTCCGCGATACTGCTCGCGATCTCGGGTCCGCGCGGCGCCGGTCTGCTGCGCGCCGACGCGCTTTCGGAATTCATGCTGATCGTCGTCAGCGCGGTCGCGTTGCTGACCACGCTGGCCTCGCCTCCCCATCTCGAAGGCGAGATCGCTTCCGGGCGGGCGACCGCGCGGACCGCGGCCCGGCACAGCCTGCTCGTCCAGTTGTTCCTGGCCACGATGAACCTCGCGGTGCTCGCCGCGAACCTCGGCGTGCTGTGGGTCGCGATCGAAGCCGCGACCATCGTCACCGCGTTCCTGGTCGGGCAGTACCGCACCAAGGCGGCGGTCGAGGCGGCCTGGAAGTACGTGGTGATCTGCTCGACCGGGATCGCGCTGGCGCTGCTGGGCACGTTCCTGCTGAACTACGCCGCGGCGCACGCCGGGGACGGCGGCCTGGACTTGGCCGCGCTCACCGGGCACGCCCACGCGCTCGACCCCGGCGTCACCCGGATCGCGGTGGCATTGCTCGTCATCGGCTTCGGCGCGAAGGCCGGGCTCGCACCGCTGCACGCCTGGTTGCCGGACGCGTATTCCGAAGCTCCGACCCCGGTTTCCGCGTTGATGTCCGGTGCGTTGCTGTCGGTCGCGTTCTACGCGGTGCTGCGGGTGAAGGTCATCGCGGACCTGGCGCTAGGCCCTGGCTTCGCGCGGCTGCTGCTCGCGATCATGGCGCTCGCTTCCCTCGCCGTCGCCGCGACTCTGCTGCTGGCGCAACGGGACTACAAGCGAATGCTCGGCTACTCCAGTATCGAGCACCTCGGCCTGGTCTCTCTTGCCGCGGCGATCGGCAGTCCGCTCGCCATCGCCGCCGCGCTGCTGCACCTGCTCGGGCACGGCCTGGCGAAGAGCGTGCTGTTCATCGGCGTCGGAAAAGTGCTGCAGCGGTTCGGCAGCAGCCGGATCGACCACGTTCGAGGGCTGGCCGCGCGCGGGGGATTGCTGGCCGGGTGTGTCGGCTTCGGGGTGCTGGCGCTGATCGGACTGCCGCCGTTCAGCCTGTTCGCCAGCGAACTCGGCATCGCACGAGCCGGATTCGCGGGCGGGATGGGCTGGGCCACCGGGACCGCGCTCGTGCTGATGCTGGTGATCGCCGCGGCGCTGATCGGGCACACCAGCCGGATGCTGCTCGGCGCCGCACCGGAAGGCCCCGGAGCGGCGGCCACTCCGGTCAAGCTGTCGCCTGCCACTGCCATCGCGCTGGTGGGCGGGCTGCTGGCCTCCGCGGTGCTCGGCATCGCGGCCGGTCCGTTGTCGTCGCTGCTGCACGCCGCGGCCCAGTTGCTCACGAGGACGCCATGA
- a CDS encoding respiratory chain complex I subunit 1 family protein, giving the protein MNAIAAVVQPLVIVAGAPVLRGLMRQVRARLEGRAGAGIGQPWRDIRKLLRKERIAPRGTSEVFRFAPLVLMATTLVVAVAAPFVSTTPAIGPVADLFAVVALLALGTVALALAGLDTGTAFGGMGASREVTILALVEPTLLVAIFALSVRVGSTNLGAIVSSTVHDPGRVISPVSLLAAVALAVVIVAETGRLPVDNPSTHLELTMVHEAMVLEYAGPDLALVELASSMRLAVFLGLLANLFVPWGIATTAAPLALLAGIGALAVKVGLLGAALAAGEVFLAKLRLFRVPELLAGSFLLALLAVAASFFLA; this is encoded by the coding sequence GTGAACGCGATCGCGGCCGTCGTGCAGCCATTGGTGATCGTCGCCGGTGCGCCGGTCTTGCGCGGCCTGATGCGGCAGGTGCGGGCGCGGCTGGAAGGACGCGCCGGAGCGGGGATAGGCCAGCCGTGGCGGGACATCCGCAAGCTGCTGCGCAAGGAACGGATCGCTCCGCGCGGCACCAGTGAGGTGTTCCGGTTCGCGCCGCTCGTGCTGATGGCGACCACGCTGGTGGTGGCGGTCGCCGCCCCGTTCGTGAGCACGACGCCGGCCATCGGGCCGGTCGCGGACCTGTTCGCCGTGGTCGCGCTGCTCGCGCTGGGCACCGTCGCGCTGGCGCTGGCCGGGCTGGACACCGGCACGGCGTTCGGCGGGATGGGCGCGAGCCGCGAGGTGACCATCCTCGCGCTGGTCGAGCCGACGCTGCTGGTGGCGATCTTCGCGCTGTCGGTGCGGGTCGGCTCGACGAACCTCGGCGCGATCGTCTCGTCCACTGTGCACGACCCGGGCCGGGTGATTTCGCCGGTCAGCTTGCTCGCCGCGGTCGCGCTGGCGGTGGTGATCGTCGCGGAGACCGGCCGGCTGCCCGTGGACAACCCGTCCACGCACCTGGAACTGACCATGGTGCACGAGGCGATGGTCCTCGAATACGCCGGTCCGGACCTGGCGCTGGTCGAACTGGCGTCGTCGATGCGGCTGGCGGTGTTCCTCGGCCTGCTGGCGAACCTGTTCGTGCCATGGGGCATCGCGACGACTGCCGCGCCGCTGGCCCTGCTGGCCGGGATCGGCGCGCTGGCGGTGAAGGTCGGGCTGCTCGGCGCCGCTTTGGCGGCGGGCGAGGTGTTCCTGGCCAAGCTGCGGCTTTTCCGCGTCCCGGAGCTGCTGGCCGGCTCGTTCCTGCTGGCCCTGCTCGCGGTCGCCGCGTCCTTCTTCCTGGCCTGA